TTACTTATGCAGAACAAAAAAATGAAAGCGACTCGGAATTTGTGGATAAGCTATGTCAGCACTGGGGATTATCGGTAAAAGTGTTTAATCATCAGTTGGTTATTTTCTCAGAACCGGAATACGAAAAAAGAACATCTATAGCTAATCTGGACTTGAGTGATTTTGAATCGGTAGAATGTAAGAAGCGCAAAAATGACTGTGATTATAATGGTGTGACCCTTGCTTATGCAGGAGGCGTCTATAAATATATTGTACCTGGAACAAATGGATCAAAAATACTAGAACTTGATGAGAATGTAACTACATACGAGGAAGCAGAAGCGGTTGGAAAAAGCAAACTTCGTGAAAAAAATAGAGAAGGAAAAGTTATTTCAGGAACTCTTGCGGGCGACGCTAAGCTCATTGCTTGTGCAACCGTGAATATTACTGGACTTGGTCTGTTTGACGGACGCTATTATATTGATAAAGCGACGCATTCCTTAGAGCCCCATAAAACGTCGCTTGAATTACACCATGTATTGGAGGGATATTGATGAAGGTTGGTATTGTAAGCCAAGTAGACTATACAAACAAAACAATTCGTGCGGAACGTCTAGGCATTGTGAGTCAGCCTCTATATATGCTCAAGAATCACGATATTGAACCTGTTAATTTGCCACTCATTGGTCAACGTGTTGTCTATGAGGTCATAGATGGAACAGGGGTATGCTTTGGCATATTGGTGGGAGCCACCACCGGTGAAATCATATGATAGGTTCTTTTGGAGAGGCAATATTTGAAGTATCAGACAAACGCATACATACATTTACTGGATTTTCTCGAAATGTCAGTATTCGAAAAGAAACACATAATAGTATTGGACAAAAACCAAAAACAGAAGTCATTGGCCCGGAATTAGATTCTATTTCATTTACAATCACGCTTAATAAAAACTTAGGGATTGATGTAAGACAAGAGATGGATCGGTGGGTAGGCTTGGTTAGAGAAGGGGAAGCTCACATGCTTATCATTGGAAACAAAGCACTTGGTGTTGATCTATGGCTGGCGGAGAGTATCGGCGAATCTTGGGATATAATCAGTGTCAATGGTACGATTATATCCGGGAAAATTAACGTGACGCTTCAAGAGTATGTGAGGTGATGACAAAATGACAATAGGAAGACCAAATCTTATTCTAAATGCAAAGGGAGATCAGGCATTATATCAGAGACTAATGGTATTTCTGACTACAGTTAAAGGAACCGTCCCACTAGACAGGGAATACGGCATTAGTAATGATATTTTAGATGGGCCTATACCACTTGTCAGTGCAAAACTTCGAGCGGAGATATATATACAATTAAAAAATAGATTTGATATCGTCCCTGAATCGGTCAGCTTTGATTTTGAGGACGATGTTTTATATCCAAAGGTGGTGATTAACCGATGAATTAT
This sequence is a window from Vallitaleaceae bacterium 9-2. Protein-coding genes within it:
- a CDS encoding contractile injection system protein, VgrG/Pvc8 family — encoded protein: MKTRKADLVIVYEGVNITQDIKSDVEDFSFTDNASGAADDISLSLNNTTKKWIQAWQPIEGDIIKAVIESGNKRLECGVFYVDDIGFSFPPAVVTINAVSTPVESDYVSAKHSNSFLKTNLKSILAQVTKRHQMKLVYDSSRNPMVTYAEQKNESDSEFVDKLCQHWGLSVKVFNHQLVIFSEPEYEKRTSIANLDLSDFESVECKKRKNDCDYNGVTLAYAGGVYKYIVPGTNGSKILELDENVTTYEEAEAVGKSKLREKNREGKVISGTLAGDAKLIACATVNITGLGLFDGRYYIDKATHSLEPHKTSLELHHVLEGY
- a CDS encoding phage tail protein, which encodes MIGSFGEAIFEVSDKRIHTFTGFSRNVSIRKETHNSIGQKPKTEVIGPELDSISFTITLNKNLGIDVRQEMDRWVGLVREGEAHMLIIGNKALGVDLWLAESIGESWDIISVNGTIISGKINVTLQEYVR